In the genome of Mycoplasma seminis, one region contains:
- a CDS encoding single-stranded DNA-binding protein: MNKVFLSGFVSENSVKKIPSEKAEIYTFQIRCKRDFSDGSDFINITTFNANASYFEKYYKSNKFIELVCHISQTVWTDKNGKKQYKEQVIADEIKIIETYADDENEAYETLIIDEAMQEIIKDETLEKETNEPYFETKTVETEEENVSQNSEKVVEEETTENETQAVATEEETSQYDEFY, encoded by the coding sequence ATGAATAAAGTGTTCTTAAGTGGTTTTGTATCAGAGAATTCAGTTAAAAAGATACCTAGTGAAAAAGCTGAAATTTATACCTTTCAAATTAGATGCAAAAGAGATTTTAGTGATGGTAGTGATTTTATTAATATCACAACATTTAATGCAAATGCAAGCTATTTTGAGAAGTATTATAAAAGCAATAAATTTATTGAACTAGTGTGTCATATTTCGCAGACTGTATGAACTGATAAAAACGGTAAAAAGCAATACAAGGAACAAGTTATTGCTGATGAAATTAAAATAATTGAAACATATGCTGATGATGAAAATGAAGCATATGAAACATTAATTATTGATGAAGCTATGCAAGAAATAATTAAGGATGAAACATTAGAAAAAGAAACTAATGAACCTTATTTTGAGACAAAAACGGTTGAAACTGAAGAAGAAAATGTTTCACAAAACAGTGAAAAAGTTGTTGAAGAAGAAACAACTGAAAATGAAACACAAGCAGTAGCAACTGAAGAAGAAACTTCACAATATGATGAATTTTACTAG
- a CDS encoding Mbov_0392 family ICE element protein has product MFATDLEYAKYLEYLKNSSYSEETKEYIKNTMNALDSSEFVSLDNETTLSAKVLNALAQEVSEEDIKHMMQDIEYLADGDLDYFNLSNEYSDWKSDNEYTTEDELRETVDANLKENGIDARYLNLAYQLNHKNIYGDYIKVDEYENDFEEYDEDDLKRDFINAKFSDVLDEMFIATNGEDNSDAYTL; this is encoded by the coding sequence ATGTTTGCAACAGATTTAGAATATGCAAAATATTTAGAATATTTAAAAAACTCTTCATATAGTGAAGAAACTAAAGAATACATTAAAAACACAATGAATGCACTTGATAGTAGTGAGTTTGTTTCACTTGATAATGAAACAACACTGTCTGCTAAAGTGCTAAATGCATTAGCACAAGAAGTATCTGAAGAAGATATCAAGCATATGATGCAAGATATTGAGTACCTTGCTGATGGTGATTTAGATTATTTTAACTTAAGCAATGAGTATTCAGATTGAAAAAGCGACAATGAATATACAACTGAAGATGAATTAAGAGAAACTGTTGATGCTAATTTAAAAGAAAATGGTATTGATGCTAGGTATCTTAATTTAGCATATCAATTAAACCATAAAAATATTTATGGTGATTATATTAAAGTTGATGAATATGAAAATGATTTTGAAGAATATGATGAAGATGATTTAAAAAGAGATTTCATTAATGCAAAATTTAGCGATGTTTTAGATGAAATGTTTATTGCAACTAATGGTGAAGATAACAGCGATGCTTACACTTTATAA
- a CDS encoding type IV secretory system conjugative DNA transfer family protein — MLARSNKFWLIIKLFLCFGLIPLVLTFLMFVILQIFVSGSGVVKQWILKETSFWTGINVIWSVDAWKMYRLWNVLIPLIGSLCSWLYLIIYPLIKNKKSKADENDGWLYNEETSAGSWSKFKKTFKGGINGFCLGRIKNKFYANKNDTHSIIIGTAGSGKTQKILLPNIEYLASIKDKSNMVISDPKGEILASSGNILLQNGYKIVVLDLSDTRKSIKWNPLKLAWEQVHNKPKEAIGEYEISRAYENIAEVVDATLKSISQGNQENNIWERQGKNIIELVLKFMLLYSLEDETFTLNDFSLANVMYFLNENYFKKGKWIEILQKYRYKNDEWKRIYTSWETYFSTNKDTFTSMLANSTDLCSKFASSPEIVQLTSKDNFDFKAMLRDTKQPFAVYIKYNDAETNKKFLISLFITQLYQNAIAITQETNNGKLSVPLRFMLEEFNSLPNVDIANWMSISRSRKIFFCLVLQDFEQLAKYGGRDKTDELIKNQARLLYYLETNSINTLETISKLLGKKTIKRKSTTTSKSGTSENVSEQEKELLSVDELKNKNSKNIIVFTAGNKPVMIAPQMFYEYHKNETVYENDFTRDDIEITQVFDFDTFSIQNVEEEIEEINIQPLMEKYNASTWKFMLKDKEK, encoded by the coding sequence ATGCTAGCAAGAAGTAATAAATTTTGATTAATTATTAAACTGTTTCTATGTTTTGGATTAATTCCACTAGTACTTACATTTTTAATGTTTGTAATATTACAAATATTTGTATCTGGTAGTGGTGTGGTTAAACAATGAATACTTAAGGAAACAAGTTTTTGAACTGGTATCAATGTGATATGAAGTGTTGATGCTTGAAAAATGTATCGCTTGTGAAATGTATTAATACCACTAATTGGTAGTTTATGTTCTTGGCTCTATTTAATTATTTATCCATTAATCAAAAATAAGAAATCTAAAGCTGATGAAAACGATGGTTGATTATACAATGAAGAAACTTCTGCTGGAAGCTGAAGCAAATTCAAGAAAACTTTTAAAGGTGGTATTAATGGTTTTTGCTTAGGAAGAATTAAGAATAAGTTTTATGCAAATAAGAATGATACTCACAGCATTATTATTGGTACTGCTGGAAGTGGTAAAACTCAAAAAATCTTACTTCCTAATATTGAATATTTAGCAAGTATTAAAGATAAAAGCAATATGGTTATCAGCGACCCTAAAGGTGAAATACTTGCATCTAGTGGAAATATCTTGTTGCAAAATGGATACAAAATTGTTGTACTAGATTTATCTGATACTAGAAAATCAATTAAATGAAATCCATTAAAACTTGCTTGGGAACAAGTACATAATAAACCTAAAGAAGCAATTGGTGAATATGAAATTTCTCGTGCTTATGAAAATATTGCTGAAGTGGTAGATGCAACATTAAAATCCATATCTCAAGGTAATCAAGAAAACAACATTTGAGAGAGACAAGGTAAAAACATTATTGAACTTGTGCTGAAGTTTATGCTGTTATATTCACTTGAAGATGAAACATTTACTTTGAATGATTTCTCACTTGCAAATGTTATGTATTTCTTAAATGAAAATTACTTTAAAAAAGGTAAATGAATTGAAATATTACAAAAATACAGATACAAGAATGATGAATGAAAACGGATTTATACTAGTTGAGAAACTTATTTCAGTACTAATAAGGATACTTTTACTTCTATGCTTGCTAACTCAACAGATTTATGTTCTAAGTTTGCTTCTAGTCCCGAGATAGTACAACTTACAAGTAAAGATAACTTTGATTTTAAAGCGATGCTAAGAGATACAAAACAACCGTTTGCTGTTTATATTAAATATAACGATGCTGAAACAAATAAAAAGTTCTTGATTTCACTTTTCATTACTCAACTTTATCAAAATGCTATTGCTATTACTCAAGAAACTAATAATGGAAAATTGTCCGTTCCACTTCGTTTTATGCTGGAAGAGTTTAATTCACTTCCTAATGTGGATATAGCAAATTGAATGAGTATTTCTCGTTCTAGAAAAATCTTTTTCTGTTTAGTGTTGCAAGACTTTGAGCAACTTGCTAAATATGGTGGAAGAGATAAAACTGATGAGCTGATTAAAAATCAAGCACGGTTGCTTTATTATCTTGAAACTAATTCAATTAATACACTTGAAACTATTTCAAAACTCCTTGGTAAAAAGACTATTAAAAGAAAATCTACTACAACTTCTAAAAGTGGTACTAGTGAAAATGTATCCGAGCAAGAAAAAGAATTGCTTAGTGTTGATGAATTAAAGAATAAAAACTCTAAAAATATAATTGTTTTTACTGCTGGTAATAAACCTGTGATGATAGCTCCACAAATGTTTTATGAATATCATAAAAATGAAACAGTTTATGAAAACGATTTTACTAGAGATGATATTGAAATAACACAAGTATTTGATTTTGATACATTTTCAATTCAAAATGTTGAAGAAGAAATTGAAGAAATTAATATACAACCACTGATGGAAAAATACAATGCAAGTACTTGAAAATTTATGCTTAAAGATAAGGAAAAATAA
- the mobL gene encoding relaxase MobL: MQANDNYYTSLEFAKYGTEKKLLKGQKEIHNWEFYTSGTFLNYITRSDAVYIQNDFENTLTLKQDFINSNLSFKQWYASKSKYSRNSNASGAYKLFNDAKDISLEDMKQELSGISKQQHIWEMIINLGKDGEDLFFVDKNKWADVLNKTLPKLLKKNNLSASNVNGYWAIHCNTGNPHIHLSFWEKAPSIQKGDEYIYKPKGAFNKASLTMFEKIFKAEITSNAKLEEIRDNKKQIWEKRKDIKKELKNSLEEMNKELMCLSKVKAIKKELDGKNNKTFANLSEENKQNVLEIFQFLLNSNQEFKQIVENYQKSLGEIENKTYPNDFLKQYVDNFLSKENSEFSSQIGNIICKSISAMQEKDTWNYFLPKKRKSELDWLIKRWEWEANRMLWIKEQKSLRRFEKEILNN, from the coding sequence ATGCAAGCAAATGATAATTATTATACTTCGCTTGAGTTTGCTAAATATGGTACTGAAAAGAAACTTTTAAAAGGACAAAAGGAAATCCATAATTGAGAGTTTTATACTAGCGGTACTTTTCTTAATTACATTACAAGAAGTGATGCAGTTTATATTCAAAATGATTTTGAAAATACTTTAACTTTAAAACAAGATTTCATTAATTCTAATTTAAGTTTTAAGCAATGATATGCAAGCAAAAGTAAATACTCTAGAAACAGTAATGCAAGTGGTGCTTATAAGTTGTTTAATGATGCTAAAGATATATCACTTGAAGATATGAAACAAGAATTATCCGGTATATCAAAACAACAACATATTTGAGAAATGATTATTAACTTAGGAAAAGATGGTGAAGATTTATTTTTTGTAGATAAAAATAAGTGAGCTGATGTTTTGAATAAAACACTTCCTAAGTTATTAAAGAAAAACAATTTATCAGCATCTAATGTAAATGGTTATTGAGCTATACATTGTAACACTGGTAATCCGCATATTCATTTAAGTTTTTGAGAAAAAGCTCCTAGCATACAAAAAGGTGATGAATACATTTATAAACCTAAAGGTGCATTTAATAAAGCATCCTTAACTATGTTTGAAAAGATATTTAAAGCTGAAATTACTTCTAATGCAAAATTGGAAGAAATTAGAGATAACAAAAAGCAAATTTGAGAGAAAAGAAAAGATATCAAAAAGGAACTTAAAAATTCACTTGAAGAAATGAATAAGGAACTTATGTGTCTTTCAAAAGTAAAAGCGATTAAAAAAGAATTAGATGGTAAAAACAATAAAACATTTGCTAATTTATCTGAAGAAAATAAACAAAATGTTCTTGAAATCTTTCAGTTTTTACTTAACTCAAATCAAGAGTTTAAACAAATTGTTGAGAATTATCAAAAATCACTAGGTGAAATTGAAAACAAAACATATCCTAATGATTTTCTTAAGCAATATGTTGATAACTTTTTAAGTAAAGAAAACAGTGAGTTTAGTTCTCAAATTGGAAACATTATTTGCAAAAGCATTTCAGCTATGCAAGAAAAGGATACTTGAAATTATTTTTTACCTAAGAAAAGGAAGTCAGAATTAGATTGATTAATTAAACGGTGAGAGTGAGAAGCAAATAGAATGCTATGAATTAAGGAACAAAAAAGTTTAAGAAGATTTGAAAAGGAAATTTTAAATAACTAA
- a CDS encoding MAGa4850 family ICE element protein, giving the protein MSTNLKNFDATEYVAMNEKAIETISNFEICINRNWSSMFNKNKMSFFIFLLMKFKKQQGEKISLQEINQEYGISLNTLAKSSKFLKDNNLIFKTSKNDFEINEEIKFAKYGENYIQINCKTKWNLLFAGNFNTLWIFQKLVIKAKGKNDFSNIEISNKAFAKLQLSKITIWNQLRLISKVLLKLDFNDVFTIQKSKYQLDNPKLETFTEEEMEEKLTEEDFDISNQLCKTCCDLKYSISKECNDSNWKHFRKNGRCYYFNRTKTKTYWKSHKHNFVKKIKIGLQHFSKRVISMLVLNKLTLMNS; this is encoded by the coding sequence ATGAGTACAAATTTAAAAAATTTTGATGCAACTGAATATGTTGCAATGAATGAAAAAGCAATTGAAACTATTTCAAATTTTGAAATTTGTATCAATAGAAATTGAAGCTCTATGTTTAACAAAAACAAAATGTCTTTTTTCATTTTTCTTTTAATGAAATTCAAAAAACAACAAGGTGAAAAAATTTCACTTCAAGAAATTAATCAAGAATACGGTATTTCATTAAACACTTTAGCAAAATCAAGCAAATTCTTAAAAGACAATAATTTAATTTTCAAAACTTCAAAAAATGATTTTGAAATTAATGAAGAAATTAAATTTGCTAAATATGGTGAAAACTATATTCAAATTAATTGCAAAACAAAATGAAATTTACTTTTTGCTGGAAATTTCAACACACTATGAATATTTCAAAAACTTGTGATTAAAGCAAAAGGTAAAAATGATTTTTCTAATATTGAAATTTCAAATAAAGCATTTGCTAAATTACAACTTAGCAAGATTACAATTTGAAATCAATTAAGATTAATTTCTAAAGTGTTATTGAAACTTGATTTCAATGATGTTTTTACTATACAAAAATCAAAATATCAATTAGATAATCCTAAACTTGAAACTTTCACTGAAGAAGAAATGGAAGAGAAACTTACAGAAGAAGATTTTGATATTTCTAATCAACTCTGTAAAACTTGCTGTGATTTAAAATATTCAATTTCTAAAGAATGTAATGATAGCAACTGAAAACATTTTAGAAAAAATGGTAGATGCTATTACTTCAATAGAACTAAAACAAAAACATATTGAAAATCACACAAGCATAATTTTGTAAAGAAAATAAAAATAGGATTACAACATTTCTCAAAAAGAGTTATCTCAATGCTAGTTTTAAATAAATTAACATTAATGAACTCTTAA
- a CDS encoding nicotinamide mononucleotide transporter → MFKKVYLEYLFIFLLSLLVFIFSIYDINTDKFIWSNSNTALSRFYISMIMISGLSGIIATYLFYKRVIYAYPLAILNAISYGIFAWSLDLFIDVVIYVLVLPLIFIYFWFITAFKFKIKSYKLEIKWISIVITLFIIAFIIFYFTQKALTTSFQSAFKKEIIEFGSNFKFKTAGYVVITLSNAILIIAVVMMLRGFKEVWLIWQMKNIFSIVFYSGIAVINWSVVVINICYMLLSIYIFIRSFTMRKITIAITGPGCVGKSTILGSKQIQEFLNQHNFHMIQERDYEDNENDYILALKKQKSFWDSQKFFFKTQQDDIERAMLIENQNVIFDRHMLDSFIYPQVQIENNLYSQDEIKQWNKLETVKNECVALLQKRSRVFYFSTSKMIGVDNEYKFKKFWCNWICCNEWKSNWNYFKFWNLYQ, encoded by the coding sequence GTGTTTAAGAAAGTTTATTTAGAATATCTTTTTATATTCTTATTATCACTTTTGGTGTTTATCTTTTCTATTTACGACATTAACACAGATAAATTCATTTGAAGCAATTCAAATACTGCACTTAGTAGATTTTACATAAGTATGATAATGATATCTGGACTAAGCGGAATTATTGCAACTTATTTATTCTACAAAAGAGTCATTTATGCTTATCCGCTAGCTATACTGAATGCAATATCATATGGAATATTTGCTTGATCGCTAGATTTATTTATAGATGTTGTCATTTATGTTTTGGTACTTCCACTTATATTTATTTACTTCTGGTTTATAACTGCGTTTAAATTTAAAATAAAGTCTTATAAACTTGAAATCAAATGAATATCAATTGTAATTACTTTATTTATAATTGCCTTTATAATTTTCTACTTTACTCAAAAAGCTCTTACTACAAGCTTCCAAAGTGCTTTTAAAAAAGAAATAATTGAATTTGGATCTAATTTCAAATTTAAAACTGCTGGATATGTAGTAATAACATTATCAAATGCAATATTAATTATTGCGGTAGTAATGATGCTTAGAGGTTTTAAGGAAGTTTGACTCATATGACAAATGAAAAATATCTTTTCAATTGTATTTTATTCAGGTATAGCTGTTATAAATTGAAGTGTGGTTGTAATAAACATATGTTATATGCTTTTATCTATTTATATTTTTATCAGGAGTTTTACTATGAGAAAAATAACAATAGCTATTACTGGACCTGGATGCGTGGGTAAAAGCACAATTTTAGGTTCAAAACAAATCCAGGAGTTTTTAAATCAACATAATTTTCATATGATCCAAGAACGCGATTATGAAGATAATGAAAACGACTATATCCTAGCTTTAAAAAAGCAAAAAAGTTTTTGAGATTCACAAAAATTCTTTTTCAAAACTCAACAAGATGATATTGAAAGAGCAATGCTAATTGAAAATCAGAATGTGATTTTTGATAGACATATGCTTGATTCATTTATTTATCCTCAAGTTCAAATTGAAAATAACTTATATTCACAAGATGAAATTAAGCAATGAAATAAATTAGAAACCGTGAAAAACGAGTGTGTAGCTCTACTTCAAAAAAGAAGTAGAGTTTTTTATTTCTCTACTTCAAAAATGATTGGAGTGGATAATGAGTACAAATTTAAAAAATTTTGATGCAACTGAATATGTTGCAATGAATGAAAAAGCAATTGAAACTATTTCAAATTTTGAAATTTGTATCAATAG
- a CDS encoding AAA family ATPase — protein MSVHNSFIKQLQNKVGIKNIFIIKGNSSDIYSPECIEVNLPQYANKGNVLLNVNELLTAYLFNKGIEKISFFSPSFDNIYFDENEGILKKEVKSLETEENNLNPFDDIQEFQISQPNDINSYINSVVDELKLSSQSSNQKAYVIDLCDFIINDKNQGLIVENIGNLINAFTTYYQSNVGVEIRKNLSLYLVIKNEQLFSSLYFDNNSSIQTIVVQNPNYDERKRFINKLETILCVDKTNWDQDLEKIVAITDGLQFKQIMQICKMSQFHPEISDFKSLFRLWAFDQNESEWEKISIERINDCNNFLSSKVMGQEYAVEKVAQSIQRSFLGMQGVLQDSDNSKKPKGILFFAGPTGVGKTELVKALSEFIFNDKNRIIRFDMSEFNHEHSDQRLIGAPPGYVGYEKGGELTNQVLAKPFSILLFDEIEKAHPKIMDKFLQILEDGRLTSAKGELVDFSETFIIFTSNIGSSSLPEGNNPDIIRMHFIKSVMNHFTNELKRPEILNRIGLKNVIPFNLISDRSVQNRILDSKLSNFITFIKKSKNIDIRVSEEAKESIYQTVIKRSDKKLGGRGLIAELESVFVDSLSQYLISIYSEIIRIQKEDSKALIIINVNYDANNNKIAYSVLHL, from the coding sequence ATGTCTGTTCACAATTCATTTATTAAACAATTACAAAATAAAGTAGGAATTAAAAACATCTTTATTATAAAAGGGAATTCAAGTGATATTTATTCACCTGAATGTATAGAAGTTAATTTGCCTCAATATGCTAATAAAGGAAATGTGCTATTGAATGTAAATGAACTTTTAACAGCATATTTGTTCAACAAAGGGATAGAGAAAATATCATTTTTCTCCCCATCTTTCGATAACATTTATTTTGATGAAAACGAAGGGATTCTTAAAAAAGAAGTAAAAAGTCTTGAAACGGAAGAAAATAATTTAAATCCATTTGATGATATTCAAGAATTCCAAATATCACAACCAAATGATATTAATTCATATATTAATTCTGTGGTTGATGAATTAAAACTAAGTTCACAAAGCAGCAATCAAAAAGCTTATGTTATTGATTTATGTGATTTTATTATTAATGATAAAAATCAAGGATTAATTGTTGAAAACATCGGAAATTTAATTAATGCCTTTACTACATATTATCAATCTAATGTTGGTGTTGAAATAAGAAAGAATTTATCACTTTATTTAGTTATCAAAAACGAGCAGTTATTTTCTAGTCTATATTTCGATAACAATTCTTCAATACAAACTATTGTTGTTCAAAACCCAAATTATGACGAGAGAAAGAGATTCATAAATAAATTAGAAACAATACTTTGTGTTGATAAAACAAATTGAGACCAAGATCTCGAAAAAATTGTAGCAATTACAGATGGCTTACAATTTAAACAAATAATGCAAATATGCAAAATGTCTCAGTTCCATCCTGAAATAAGTGATTTTAAATCACTATTTAGATTATGAGCTTTTGATCAAAATGAATCAGAATGAGAAAAAATTAGTATTGAAAGAATTAATGATTGTAATAATTTTCTTTCATCAAAAGTTATGGGTCAAGAATATGCAGTTGAAAAAGTAGCTCAATCAATTCAAAGAAGTTTCTTAGGAATGCAAGGTGTATTACAAGATTCAGATAACAGCAAAAAACCTAAAGGAATTTTATTCTTTGCAGGACCTACTGGGGTAGGGAAAACTGAACTTGTCAAGGCGTTAAGTGAATTTATTTTTAATGATAAAAATAGAATTATTAGATTCGATATGTCTGAATTTAATCATGAACATTCAGATCAAAGATTAATTGGTGCTCCTCCTGGTTATGTAGGGTATGAAAAAGGTGGGGAGTTAACAAATCAAGTTTTAGCTAAACCTTTTTCAATCTTACTGTTTGATGAAATTGAAAAAGCACATCCGAAAATTATGGATAAATTCCTCCAAATATTAGAAGATGGTAGGTTAACTTCAGCAAAAGGAGAATTAGTTGATTTTTCTGAAACCTTTATTATTTTCACATCTAATATAGGTTCTTCGTCATTACCTGAAGGAAATAATCCAGATATTATTAGAATGCATTTTATTAAATCTGTTATGAATCATTTTACTAATGAATTAAAAAGACCAGAAATATTAAACAGAATTGGATTAAAAAATGTTATTCCATTTAATCTTATTTCTGATCGAAGCGTTCAAAATAGAATTTTAGATTCTAAATTAAGTAATTTCATTACTTTTATTAAGAAATCTAAAAATATTGATATTAGAGTTTCAGAAGAAGCAAAAGAAAGCATATACCAAACAGTTATTAAAAGAAGTGATAAAAAACTTGGTGGTAGAGGTCTTATTGCTGAACTCGAAAGTGTTTTTGTAGATTCATTATCACAATATTTAATATCAATTTATTCTGAAATTATTAGAATACAAAAAGAAGATTCGAAAGCATTAATTATTATTAATGTAAACTATGATGCAAATAATAATAAAATAGCTTATTCTGTGCTTCATTTATAG